The Glycine soja cultivar W05 chromosome 8, ASM419377v2, whole genome shotgun sequence genome has a window encoding:
- the LOC114424538 gene encoding glycine-rich protein 5-like: MASRFLLLALLGALVCTVIDARKLGSEKGSFRDEKNFFHRPGFGGGGGGGFGGGGGGGLGGGAGGGLGGGAGGGFGAGAGAGAGAGAGGGAGGGFGGGGGGGFGSGGGVGGGSGFGGGAGFGGGAGAGGGLGGGGGGGFGGGGGGGLGGGAGGGFGGGAGAGAGAGAGGGFP; the protein is encoded by the coding sequence ATGGCTTCTAGGTTTCTTCTTCTTGCTCTTCTTGGTGCCCTTGTTTGCACCGTTATTGATGCTAGGAAGCTTGGGAGTGAGAAGGGTTCGTTTAGGGATGAGAAGAACTTCTTTCATCGTCCAGGGTTTGGAGGAGGAGGTGGAGGCGGTTTTGGCGGTGGCGGAGGAGGAGGGTTGGGTGGAGGTGCAGGAGGAGGGTTGGGTGGTGGTGCAGGAGGAGGGTTTGGTGCTGGTGCTGGTGCCGGTGCCGGTGCCGGTGCCGGTGGTGGAGCCGGAGGAGGGTTTGGAGGAGGCGGTGGTGGAGGATTTGGCAGCGGAGGTGGAGTTGGTGGAGGATCAGGGTTTGGAGGAGGAGCCGGGTTTGGTGGTGGTGCCGGTGCTGGTGGCGGACTtggaggaggtggtggtggagggtTTGGAGGCGGCGGTGGCGGTGGACTCGGCGGTGGTGCCGGTGGAGGATTTGGTGGTGGAGCTGGAGCTGGAGCTGGAGCTGGAGCTGGTGGTGGATTTCCATGA
- the LOC114423437 gene encoding disease resistance protein RPM1-like has protein sequence MQKLQEIAVSLAVDYLLPPLKKAVNSVMEVPKDAADMKDKLDEIQAMIHDVDKMAAAEEGNSRDGLKAKVKQLVETSFCMEDIVDEYIIHEERQLAHDPGCASLPCKAIDLVKTTASRLQFAYLNQDVKSEFRGIKERNKSEDCSQIQSPGGPQNITFDNLRMAPMFLKEAEVVGFDSPRHTLERWLKEGRKKLTVISVVGMGGSGKTTLAKKVFDKVQTHFTRHVWITVSQSYTIEGLLLKFLEAEKEKDPSQRVYSTMDKASLIHEVRNHLSCNSYVVVFDDVWNENFWEEMKFALVDVENGSRIIITTRHREVAESCRTSSLVQVHELQPLTDDKSFELFCKTAFGSELDGHCPNNLKDISTEIVKKCGGLPLAIVATGGLLSRKSRDAREWQRFSENLSSELGKHPKLTPVTKILGLSYYDLPYHLKPCFLYFGIYPEDYEVGCGRLIRQWVAEGFVKSDEAAQTLEEVAEKYLNELIQRSLVQVSSFSRFGKIKSCRVHDVVREMIREKNQDLSVCHSASERGNLSKSGMIRRLTIASGSNNLTGSVESSNIRSLHVFSDEELSESLVKSMPTKYRLLRVLQFEGAPMYDYVPPIESLGDLSFLRYLSFRRSSKIVHLPKLIGELHNLETLDLRYTGVRKMPREIYKLKKLRHLNGYYGFKMDSGIGDLTSLQTLRGVDISHNTEEVVKGLEKLTQLRVLGLREVEPRFKSFLCSLINKMQHLEKLYITSRDGSTYGKMDLHFDVFAPVLQKVSLMGRLKKFPNWVAKLQNLVTLSLSFTQLTHDPLPLLKDLPILTHLCIHHIAYDGEVLQFPNRGFPNLKQILLLHLFPLKSIVIEDGALPSLEKLKLKFIPRLTEVPRGIDKLPKLKVFHCVDMSDEFKESFNLNRGQRRQWIIE, from the coding sequence ATGCAGAAATTGCAAGAAATTGCAGTGTCCTTGGCTGTTGATTATTTGCTTCCACCCTTAAAGAAAGCAGTGAATTCAGTCATGGAGGTTCCAAAAGATGCCGCAGACATGAAAGACAAACTTGATGAGATTCAAGCCATGATTCATGATGTGGACAAGATGGCAGCAGCTGAAGAAGGCAACTCACGTGATGGTCTAAAGGCAAAGGTGAAGCAGCTGGTGGAAACATCTTTTTGTATGGAAGATATCGTTGATGAATACATTATCCATGAGGAAAGGCAGCTTGCTCATGATCCCGGATGTGCATCTTTACCTTGTAAGGCAATTGATCTCGTCAAAACTACGGCCTCTCGTCTTCAATTTGCATACTTGAACCAGGACGTGAAATCAGAATTTCGTGGGATCAAGGAGAGGAACAAAAGTGAGGATTGCTCCCAAATTCAATCTCCTGGAGGACCCCAAAACATCACGTTTGACAACCTTCGAATGGCTCCTATGTTTCTTAAGGAGGCTGAGGTGGTGGGCTTTGACAGCCCTAGACACACATTGGAAAGATGGTTGAAAGAGGGGCGGAAAAAGCTCACTGTTATCTCTGTGGTAGGAATGGGAGGAAGTGGAAAAACTACTCTTGCCAAGAAAGTTTTTGACAAAGTCCAGACACACTTCACTCGCCATGTCTGGATCACAGTGTCTCAGTCATATACCATAGAAGGATTGCTGCTCAAGTTTCTGGaagcagaaaaagaaaaggatccTTCTCAGAGAGTTTATTCTACAATGGATAAAGCATCGTTGATACATGAGGTGAGAAATCACTTGAGCTGCAATAGTTATGTTGTCGTGTTTGATGACGTGTGGAATGAAAATTTTTGGGAGGAAATGAAATTTGCTTtagttgatgttgaaaatggaagtaggATAATAATCACAACCAGGCACCGTGAGGTTGCAGAGTCTTGTAGGACATCTTCTCTTGTTCAAGTGCATGAGTTGCAACCTTTAACTGATGACAAATCTTTCGAATTGTTTTGTAAAACGGCATTTGGATCTGAATTAGATGGGCATTGTCCAAACAATCTTAAGGACATATCAACTGAAATTGTTAAAAAGTGTGGAGGTTTACCACTAGCTATTGTGGCCACTGGTGGCCTTTTATCTCGTAAAAGTAGAGATGCACGTGAATGGCAAAGATTTAGTGAGAATCTAAGTTCAGAATTAGGAAAGCATCCCAAATTAACTCCCGTGACAAAGATTTTGGGTTTAAGTTATTATGATTTGCCTTACCATCTCAAACCATGCTTCTTGTATTTCGGAATATATCCGGAAGATTATGAAGTTGGGTGTGGGAGATTGATTCGACAATGGGTAGCTGAGGGGTTTGTCAAATCTGATGAAGCGGCACAGACTTTAGAAGAAGTGgcagaaaaatatttgaatgagTTGATCCAAAGAAGTTTGGTTCAAGTATCttcattttcaaggtttggcAAAATTAAAAGTTGTCGTGTTCATGACGTGGTACGTGAAATGATCCGCgagaagaatcaagatttaaGCGTTTGTCATTCGGCTAGTGAGCGCGGGAACTTGTCCAAAAGTGGGATGATTCGTCGCCTAACAATAGCATCTGGTTCCAACAATTTGACGGGAAGTGTTGAAAGCTCCAACATTCGATCACTTCATGTTTTCAGTGATGAAGAATTGTCAGAATCCTTGGTGAAGAGTATGCCTACAAAGTACAGGTTATTAAGGGTACTTCAATTTGAAGGTGCTCCAATGTATGATTATGTTCCGCCCATTGAAAGTTTGGGGGATTTATCATTTTTGAGGTACTTAAGCTTCAGAAGAAGTTCGAAGATAGTCCATCTTCCAAAATTAATTGGTGAGCTGCACAACCTAGAAACATTGGATCTAAGATACACTGGTGTGCGTAAGATGCCAAGAGAGATCTACAAGCTTAAAAAGTTAAGACACCTGAATGGTTATTATGGGTTTAAAATGGATAGTGGCATTGGAGATCTAACATCCCTACAAACACTACGTGGAGTGGACATAAGCCATAATACAGAAGAAGTAGTAAAAGGGTTGGAAAAACTTACACAATTAAGGGTGTTGGGCTTGAGAGAAGTTGAGCCAAGATTCAAAAGTTTTCTGTGCTCCTTGATAAACAAGATGCAACACCTGGAGAAGTTATATATTACTTCAAGAGATGGTAGTACCTATGGGAAGATGGATTTGCATTTTGATGTATTTGCACCTGTACTTCAGAAGGTTAGTCTTATGGGGCGGTTAAAGAAGTTCCCAAACTGGGTTGCCAAGCTCCAAAATCTTGTTACGTTGTCCTTGTCATTCACCCAGTTGACACATGATCCATTGCCACTACTTAAAGATCTACCAATTTTGACGCACCTTTGTATCCACCATATTGCATACGATGGTGAAGTTTTGCAGTTTCCAAACAGGGGGTTTCCGAACCTAAAGCAAATACTACTGTTACATTTGTTTCCATTGAAATCCATCGTTATTGAAGATGGAGCATTGCCTTCTCTCGAAAAGctcaagttaaaatttattccCCGACTGACAGAGGTGCCTCGTGGTATTGACAAGTTACCAAAGCTTAAGGTTTTCCATTGTGTTGATATGTCAGATGAATTTAAAGAAAGCTTTAATCTCAACAGAGGACAACGTCGTCAATGGATAATAGAATGA
- the LOC114421274 gene encoding imidazole glycerol phosphate synthase hisHF, chloroplastic-like, with translation MSSTLTLNLLWGLIITMGQGKGFDEDLIKLISDAVSIPVIASSGAGAPQHFSEVFYKTNASAALAAGIFHKEEVPIQSVKEHLLKEGIEVGI, from the exons ATGTCCTCTACCTTGACCCTCAACTTGTTATGGGGATTAATTATCACTATGG GTCAAGGAAAAGGATTTGATGAAGATTTGATTAAGTTGATATCAGATGCTGTAAGTATCCCTGTTATCGCAAGTAGCGGTGCTGGTGCTCCTCAACACTTCTCTGAGGTGTTCTATAAAACAAATGCATCAGCAGCACTTGCTGCCGGCATCTTTCACAAGGAAGAG GTGCCTATTCAGTCGGTAAAAGAGCATTTGTTGAAGGAAGGCATAGAAGTTGGAATTTGA